From the genome of Labrus bergylta chromosome 4, fLabBer1.1, whole genome shotgun sequence, one region includes:
- the cdh2 gene encoding cadherin-2 — protein MYSLHEGSGLLLLALLAGLQIVAEGRGTPPCRLGFSEDVYKVVVPDMTERGQPLFNVRFVDCGRGDLVRFECSNPSDFRIEADGVVYAARSIQHSKLPASPLLIKASDTTTQQQWVTQVKLTHSAHSSQQVQEGAVPPVMSKDLKEISFPSRNMDSQLKRMKRDWVIPPINVPENSRGPFPQELVRIRSDHDKNRSLRYSVTGPGADQPPTGIFIIDPISGELSVNKPLDREHIANFHLRAHAVDLNGNQVENPIDIVINVIDMNDNRPEFTHQIWNGTVPEGSKPGTFAMTVTSVDKDDPKTANGMLRYKILSQNPESPTSNMFTINNKTGGIITVAAGLDREKVPQYTLIIQATDMEGNPMYGLSNTATAVIRVTDINDNPPEFTAETFFGEVPENRVNVIVANLSVTDKDQPNTPAWNAVYKITGGDPTGRFSVPTDPTTNEGLVTVVKPIDYEISRTYVLTVEARNEVPLARGIHSPRQSTATVSIRVIDVNESPYFEPNPKLIKLEEGMMPESTLTTFTAQDPDRFMQQSIRYSKLSDPANWLRIDPNTGRISTIAVLDRESPFVKNSLYNATFLATDSGVQPASGTGTLQIFLLDINDNAPKVFPLEAEICEKPEPNAINITALDGDLNPNAGPFAFELAHRPLDVKRNWTITRISGDYAQMSLKIGFLESGIYEVPIIITDSGNLPMSNTSYLRIKVCQCDINGDCTDQQHIMAAGLGTGAIISILLCIIILLILVLMFVVWMKRRDKERQAKQLLIDPEDDVRDNILKYDEEGGGEEDQDYDLSQLQQPDTIEHDAIKPVGIRRLDERPLHPEPQYPMRSAAPHPGDIGDFINEGLKAADNDPTAPPYDSLLVFDYEGSGSTAGSLSSLNSSSSGGDQDYDYLNDWGPRFRKLADMYGGSDD, from the exons TGAGGTTTGTTGACTGTGGCCGAGGCGATCTGGTGAGGTTTGAATGCAGTAACCCTTCCGACTTCCGGATAGAAGCTGATGGAGTGGTTTATGCTGCCAGGAGTATTCAGCACTCTAAGCTCCCTGCGTCACCGTTGTTGATCAAGGCCAGCGACACCACCACTCAGCAGCAATGGGTGACTCAAGTCAAGCTGACGCACTCCGCTCATTCCAGCCAGCAG gtCCAGGAAGGTGCTGTCCCTCCAGTCATGTCCAAGGATTTGAAGGAAATATCGTTTCCATCACGAAACATGGACAGCCAGCTCAAACGCATGAAAAGAGACTGGGTCATCCCCCCAATCAATGTCCCAGAGAACTCCCGAGGCCCATTCCCGCAAGAGCTTGTCCGG ATCCGGTCAGACCACGACAAAAACCGTTCCCTCAGATACAGTGTGACAGGCCCCGGCGCTGACCAGCCCCCCACAGGTATCTTCATCATCGACCCGATCTCCGGAGAGCTTTCTGTCAACAAGCCCCTGGATAGAGAGCACATCGCAAACTTCCAT ctgaGGGCTCACGCAGTCGACCTGAACGGCAACCAGGTAGAAAACCCTATTGACATTGTGATCAATGTGATCGACATGAACGACAACAGACCCGAGTTCACTCATCAAATCTGGAACGGCACTGTTCCAGAGGGTTCCAAGCCAG GAACTTTTGCTATGACAGTAACATCTGTTGACAAAGATGACCCCAAAACTGCAAATGGGATGTTGCGCTACAAGATCCTGTCTCAGAATCCAGAGAGTCCAACTTCTAACATGTTCACCATCAACAATAAGACCGGCGGCATCATCACAGTGGCTGCGGGGCTGGACAGAGAG AAAGTGCCTCAATACACGCTAATCATCCAGGCCACTGACATGGAGGGCAACCCGATGTACGGCCTCTCCAACACAGCCACTGCTGTCATCAGAGTCACTGACATTAACGACAATCCACCAGAGTTTACTGCTGAGACG TTTTTCGGAGAGGTGCCTGAAAACCGCGTGAATGTCATTGTGGCCAACCTGTCGGTGACTGACAAGGACCAGCCCAACACGCCGGCATGGAACGCCGTCTACAAAATCACCGGGGGCGACCCCACCGGCAGGTTCTCCGTGCCCACTGATCCAACCACTAACGAGGGCTTGGTGACTGTCGTCAAG cccaTTGACTATGAAATCAGTAGAACATATGTGCTGACAGTGGAAGCGAGGAACGAGGTCCCCCTGGCCAGAGGTATCCACTCTCCTCGTCAGTCCACCGCCACTGTCTCCATCAGAGTGATAGATGTCAACGAGAGCCCTTACTTCGAGCCCAACCCCAAACTCATTAAACTGGAGGAGGGAATGATGCCTGAGTCAACACTGACCACCTTCACTGCACAGGACCCCGATCGCTTCATGCAGCAGAGCATAAG aTACTCAAAACTCTCAGATCCAGCCAACTGGCTGAGGATAGACCCGAACACAGGTCGTATCTCAACAATTGCCGTCTTGGATCGAGAGTCACCCTTTGTGAAGAACAGTTTGTACAATGCAACGTTCCTGGCTACTGACAGCG GTGTACAACCAGCAAGTGGCACAGGTACTCTCCAGATCTTCCTGCTGGATATCAACGACAATGCTCCAAAGGTGTTCCCTCTGGAGGCAGAGATATGTGAAAAGCCAGAGCCAAATGCCATCAACATCACTGCACTTGATGGAGACCTGAACCCCAACGCAGGGCCATTTGCCTTTGAGTTAGCCCACCGACCTTTAGATGTGAAGAGAAACTGGACCATTACAAGAATCAGTG GTGACTATGCTCAAATGAGCCTGAAGATCGGCTTCCTTGAAAGTGGCATCTACGAGGTCCCCATCATAATCACAGACTCAGGCAACCTGCCCATGTCCAACACCTCCTATCTGCGGATTAAAGTGTGCCAGTGTGACATCAATGGAGACTGCACTGACCAGCAGCACATCATGGCTGCCGGTCTGGGGACCGGTGCCATCATCTCCATCCTCCTCTGCATCATCATCCTCCTAA ttcTTGTTCTGATGTTTGTGGTGTGGATGAAGCGTCGGGATAAAGAACGTCAAGCCAAACAGCTCCTCATCGATCCAGAGGATGACGTTAGAGACAACATTCTCAAGTATGAtgaagaaggtggaggagaggaggatcaG GATTACGACCTCAGTCAGCTCCAGCAGCCGGACACGATAGAGCACGATGCCATCAAGCCGGTGGGAATCCGCCGTCTAGACGAGAGGCCCCTCCACCCTGAGCCGCAATACCCCATGAGGTCAGCAGCACCCCACCCCGGAGACATCGGAGACTTCATCAATGAG GGTCTGAAGGCAGCAGACAACGACCCCACTGCTCCTCCCTACGACTCCCTGCTAGTGTTCGACTACGAGGGCAGCGGCTCCACAGCCGGCTCACTAAGCTCCCTCAATTCCTCCAGCAGCGGGGGTGACCAGGACTACGATTACCTCAACGACTGGGGCCCACGCTTTAGAAAACTGGCAGACATGTACGGCGGAAGCGATGACTAG